One part of the Mariniflexile litorale genome encodes these proteins:
- a CDS encoding RagB/SusD family nutrient uptake outer membrane protein: protein MKNLKNTFKLSVYSLMAMLSLLACNDKLDLQDGQVNTDDIDYTKTENMIQPLIGAYNAFATRGWEEYMLLSVRGDDVNAGGLGDQQDFANTDMYSYNKDYWMYNSLWNLHYSDIISVNNAANLIENYKAFASPSETAKADQYIAETKVLRAWFHFNLSRVFGSIFIINTAIPDTEIKDGVASKEEVMQYISDLMDEVIPLLPDSRPNERNDVKGGVTKYTALAMKALANLELKNYQDVADATGAIITSSKFSLYPDFYQAFKKPGELSNENLLEMQFSDYNSGTGDFFYYTNGVSYQPFAPQNWTPARANAGSGWGFYEPSLKYIKFMLTRGETVRLETSVLFTNRGITEIKTDPNYATLPAWITNTTKDGDRINDYSRALFASGKHYLPSIQLTEGRNVYGAGKNMICIRYAEILLMHAEALTRGATSSAMTADQAVNTVRLRAGLGNISGVTSQQVIDEKFAEMAMEWGTRYYDMIRLANYSELSYDGRTFTADKALLPYPQAQVDALPLGDN, encoded by the coding sequence ATGAAAAATTTAAAAAACACATTTAAATTAAGTGTGTATTCACTTATGGCTATGCTAAGTTTATTAGCATGTAATGATAAACTAGATTTACAAGACGGACAGGTAAATACAGATGATATTGATTATACAAAAACAGAGAATATGATTCAACCTCTCATTGGTGCATATAATGCGTTTGCAACTCGAGGTTGGGAAGAATATATGCTTTTATCTGTTCGAGGAGACGATGTGAATGCTGGTGGGCTTGGAGACCAACAAGATTTTGCTAATACAGACATGTATAGCTATAATAAAGATTATTGGATGTACAATTCCCTTTGGAACTTACATTATTCCGATATTATTAGTGTTAACAATGCTGCTAATTTAATTGAAAATTATAAAGCATTTGCTAGTCCAAGTGAAACGGCTAAAGCAGATCAATATATTGCAGAAACAAAGGTTTTAAGAGCCTGGTTTCATTTTAATTTATCAAGAGTTTTTGGTAGTATTTTTATTATAAATACGGCTATTCCAGATACAGAGATAAAAGATGGTGTTGCCTCCAAAGAGGAGGTTATGCAATATATTTCAGATTTAATGGATGAAGTAATCCCATTGTTACCAGATTCTCGTCCTAACGAACGTAACGATGTTAAAGGAGGTGTTACCAAATACACCGCTTTAGCAATGAAAGCTTTAGCTAATTTAGAACTTAAAAATTATCAAGACGTAGCCGATGCTACAGGAGCCATTATTACATCTAGTAAATTTTCGCTTTATCCAGATTTTTACCAAGCATTTAAAAAACCAGGAGAATTAAGTAATGAAAATCTATTAGAAATGCAATTTTCAGATTATAACTCTGGGACTGGAGATTTCTTCTATTATACTAACGGGGTTTCATATCAACCATTTGCTCCACAAAACTGGACACCAGCAAGAGCCAATGCGGGTAGTGGTTGGGGCTTTTACGAACCTAGTTTAAAGTATATTAAATTCATGCTTACTCGAGGAGAAACGGTACGTTTAGAAACTAGTGTGTTGTTTACAAATCGTGGCATCACTGAAATTAAAACAGATCCTAATTATGCTACATTACCAGCTTGGATAACAAATACTACCAAAGATGGTGATAGAATAAACGATTATTCTCGTGCCTTATTTGCAAGCGGAAAACACTATTTACCTTCTATACAATTAACAGAAGGAAGAAATGTTTATGGTGCTGGTAAAAACATGATCTGTATCCGTTATGCTGAAATTTTGTTAATGCATGCAGAAGCCTTAACAAGAGGAGCTACAAGTTCAGCAATGACTGCAGATCAAGCCGTGAATACCGTAAGACTAAGAGCCGGTTTAGGAAATATTTCAGGAGTAACCTCACAACAAGTTATAGATGAAAAATTTGCTGAAATGGCCATGGAATGGGGAACTCGTTATTACGATATGATTAGACTCGCTAATTATAGCGAACTAAGTTATGATGGAAGAACATTCACTGCAGATAAGGCTTTATTACCTTACCCTCAAGCGCAAGTTGATGCATTGCCATTAGGTGATAATTAA
- a CDS encoding glucoamylase family protein, with translation MKILYHYKSLVFVFLVLFFLNCKNHTKQSEDLLLKTQKSELTDDELLNLIQKQTIDYFWNGAEPNSGLARERLHMDNIYPTSPKNTVTTGGSGFGLMAILVGVERGFINKEDAFSRFEKIINFLEKADRFHGAWPHWLNGETGKMLPFSKKDNGGDLVETAFLVQGLLTVSEFYKNGSMQEQALVSKIDKLWKEVEWDWYTKNGEDVLYWHWSPEFGWDMNFPVGGYNECLIMYVLAAASPTYPIKPSVYHKGWARDGKIVSSEKFYGEDLVLDYYEHDESPVGPLFWAHYSYVGLNPHGLSDQYADYWKLVQNQAKIHYKYAQDNPKDYKGYGDSLWGLTSSYSIKGYKGHRPDNDLGVIAPTAALSSFPYTPKESMQMLRNLYENHDSLIGKYGPYDAFSLQDDWFMPRYLAIDQGPIPVMIENYRSGLLWNLFMKNEDVNNGLNKLGFTINAK, from the coding sequence ATGAAAATTTTATATCATTATAAATCATTGGTTTTTGTTTTTTTAGTTTTGTTTTTTTTAAACTGCAAAAACCATACAAAACAAAGCGAAGATTTACTTTTAAAAACTCAAAAAAGTGAACTTACAGACGATGAACTTCTTAATTTAATTCAAAAACAAACTATTGACTATTTTTGGAATGGTGCTGAACCTAATTCTGGACTAGCAAGAGAGCGTTTGCATATGGATAATATTTATCCAACATCTCCAAAAAACACCGTAACTACTGGTGGAAGCGGATTTGGACTTATGGCTATTCTAGTAGGCGTAGAAAGAGGATTTATTAATAAAGAAGATGCTTTTTCACGATTTGAAAAAATAATTAATTTTTTAGAAAAAGCAGATAGATTTCACGGTGCATGGCCACATTGGTTAAATGGTGAAACAGGAAAAATGCTACCTTTTAGTAAGAAGGATAATGGTGGTGATTTAGTAGAAACAGCCTTTTTGGTTCAAGGTTTATTAACGGTTTCAGAGTTTTATAAAAACGGGAGTATGCAGGAGCAAGCTCTTGTTTCTAAAATCGATAAGTTATGGAAAGAAGTAGAATGGGATTGGTACACTAAAAATGGTGAAGATGTATTGTATTGGCATTGGTCTCCAGAATTTGGTTGGGATATGAATTTTCCCGTGGGTGGCTATAACGAATGTTTAATTATGTATGTATTAGCAGCAGCGTCGCCAACATATCCTATAAAACCATCAGTATATCATAAAGGCTGGGCTAGAGATGGAAAAATTGTTTCGTCTGAAAAATTCTATGGTGAAGATCTGGTTTTAGATTATTATGAACATGATGAATCTCCCGTTGGGCCACTTTTTTGGGCACATTATTCATATGTAGGGTTAAATCCTCACGGCCTTTCTGATCAATATGCCGATTATTGGAAACTGGTTCAAAACCAAGCTAAAATTCATTACAAATATGCCCAAGATAATCCTAAGGATTATAAAGGTTATGGAGATAGTCTTTGGGGCTTAACTTCTAGTTATTCTATAAAAGGATATAAAGGACATAGACCAGATAACGATTTAGGTGTTATTGCACCAACAGCCGCTTTATCATCTTTCCCATATACACCAAAAGAAAGCATGCAAATGCTTAGAAATTTATATGAAAATCATGATTCATTAATTGGCAAGTATGGTCCTTATGATGCATTTAGTTTACAAGATGATTGGTTTATGCCTAGATATTTGGCTATAGACCAAGGCCCCATACCAGTCATGATAGAAAATTACAGATCTGGATTATTGTGGAATTTGTTTATGAAAAATGAAGACGTTAATAATGGGCTGAATAAATTAGGTTTTACAATAAACGCAAAATAA
- a CDS encoding alpha/beta hydrolase-fold protein, translating to MELQKNKNSKLIGLWILLLFISNVFFAQQDIFLKELYLHGIDTLKYRILLPENFSESKQYPVVLFLHGAGERGNDNTKQLMHGSKLFTDEMHRGAFPAIVIFPQCPPNDYWSNATIDRRTKPISLVYPLNAPPTKALNLVMFLMEDYLNKPFVNKNKVYIAGLSMGGMGTFELLYRKPNTFAAAFAICGGGNPETVKAYANKTELWVFHGAKDDVVDPQLSINMVSAYLKAGGKPNFTLYANDNHNSWDSAFAEPELLTWLFSKSKN from the coding sequence ATGGAACTTCAAAAAAATAAAAACAGCAAACTGATTGGTTTATGGATTCTACTTCTTTTTATTTCAAATGTGTTTTTTGCACAGCAAGACATTTTTTTAAAAGAATTATATCTCCATGGTATTGACACTCTGAAGTACCGCATCTTGCTTCCTGAAAATTTCTCAGAATCAAAACAATATCCAGTTGTATTATTTCTACATGGAGCAGGGGAAAGAGGGAATGATAATACCAAACAACTTATGCACGGCAGTAAATTATTTACCGATGAGATGCATAGAGGAGCATTTCCTGCCATAGTTATTTTTCCACAATGTCCACCAAATGATTATTGGTCGAATGCGACAATAGATAGAAGAACGAAGCCTATTTCATTAGTTTATCCTCTAAATGCACCCCCAACCAAAGCTTTAAATTTAGTCATGTTTCTGATGGAAGATTATTTAAACAAACCATTTGTAAATAAAAATAAAGTATATATAGCAGGTTTGTCTATGGGAGGCATGGGTACTTTTGAATTACTTTATAGAAAGCCAAATACTTTCGCAGCTGCTTTTGCAATTTGTGGCGGTGGCAATCCTGAAACCGTTAAAGCGTATGCCAATAAAACCGAACTTTGGGTGTTTCATGGAGCAAAAGACGATGTGGTGGATCCGCAATTATCTATCAATATGGTTTCGGCATATTTAAAAGCAGGAGGAAAACCTAATTTTACCTTATATGCAAACGATAATCATAATAGTTGGGATTCTGCTTTTGCAGAACCTGAGCTTTTAACTTGGCTATTTTCAAAATCAAAAAACTAA
- a CDS encoding LamG domain-containing protein, with protein MKKFLKYIIAFFVMLPIVSCNDGIDSITEVAPGTDESAPVLNLTYPTGDIVIPFTDTETDLNIIYKVIDDIEIGSVSVMLDGIKIDSKDRFLDYRIFFGSVIHKKLQLGNHEMQISATDLSGKTTTQSLAFNVTNKYTAKYDGEIFYMPFEFGKYTELISETDPNIIGTPAFVEGKSGTSYKGNTGSYLTFPTTGLTGGSFSAAMWYKLTATPSNGGILVAGPEDVVNVGYPAIQNNRKSGFRFFREPGAAGFQRFKLNVGNGTADVWVDGGSAADVATDAGWIHLAFTISPTKAIVYINGTAVKESAITGIDWTGCNILSIMSGAPRFTGWGHLSDLSYLDEFRLFDKELTPTEIQSMM; from the coding sequence ATGAAAAAATTCTTAAAATATATAATTGCTTTTTTTGTGATGCTACCAATAGTATCATGCAATGATGGTATAGACTCTATTACAGAAGTGGCTCCTGGAACCGATGAATCAGCACCAGTATTAAATCTTACTTATCCTACTGGAGATATTGTAATACCTTTTACAGATACTGAAACAGATTTAAATATTATCTACAAAGTAATTGATGATATCGAGATTGGTTCAGTATCAGTAATGCTGGATGGTATAAAGATTGATTCCAAGGATCGTTTTTTAGACTATAGAATATTTTTTGGGTCAGTTATCCATAAAAAACTTCAATTAGGAAATCATGAAATGCAAATAAGTGCTACCGATTTAAGTGGAAAAACGACAACACAATCACTTGCATTTAATGTAACTAATAAATACACTGCAAAATATGATGGTGAAATTTTTTACATGCCATTTGAATTTGGAAAATATACAGAACTCATCTCCGAAACGGATCCAAATATTATTGGAACACCAGCTTTTGTAGAGGGAAAATCGGGTACTAGTTACAAAGGAAATACAGGCTCTTATTTAACTTTTCCAACAACAGGATTAACAGGAGGATCATTTAGTGCTGCTATGTGGTACAAACTAACAGCAACCCCAAGCAATGGAGGCATTTTAGTTGCTGGTCCAGAAGATGTTGTTAACGTGGGGTACCCAGCTATTCAAAATAATAGAAAAAGCGGATTTAGATTTTTTAGAGAACCTGGTGCTGCTGGATTTCAACGTTTTAAATTAAATGTTGGTAATGGAACTGCTGATGTTTGGGTTGATGGTGGCTCAGCTGCCGATGTTGCTACTGATGCAGGATGGATTCATCTAGCATTTACAATATCTCCAACAAAAGCGATTGTTTATATTAATGGTACAGCAGTAAAGGAAAGTGCTATCACAGGTATAGATTGGACAGGGTGTAATATATTATCTATTATGTCGGGAGCTCCTCGTTTTACAGGATGGGGTCATCTTTCAGATTTAAGTTATTTAGATGAATTTCGTCTATTTGACAAAGAATTAACACCCACAGAAATTCAAAGTATGATGTAA
- a CDS encoding TonB-dependent receptor — MKAKIILLLFFLFSASGFTQNLTVSGVVTSSEDNMPVPGVNVIVKGTIRGVSTDFDGTYLIQVKTGEILEFSSVGFKTVNITVDTQKTINISMNTDIESLEEVVLVGYGTQRKTDLTGSIVTIKSQDIEKTPSANVMQSLQGKVSGLQVISNGSPGDSPTVRLRGIGSYNNDNAKPLFVVDGMFYTNIDFLNSKDVESITVLKDASSSAIYGVRAANGVIIIKTKTGSLERKPQFEYDGYTGVQYAQNVLKLANAEQFSTMAYESGSQPDINFVLNAMQRYGRSKVNPNVPNVNTDWFKEILRPGIIQSHSIGATGGAENVSYSVGANYFSQEGILDMKNEYERFNIRSKIDVKLSDRFKIGINNVFSNATKYNAENGAWFQAYFAVPINPVFDDLNTEATPIRYSNAQLLGYRGTQNPFPTMDYNNNQLKIRKLLSSIFIEVDLIPEKLNFKSTYNHDFSALDERYVDLPYNLGNNVERISSITKTQNTYSNQIWDNVLTYNNTIEDHNLTLMAGTSYRDEASHTLSVRGDNIAGIDYDTSWYLNFAEESSIILADKDNNGGDRGGRKYGVSYFSRAAYNYKDKYLLYGTIRADGSSKFTKDPWGYFPSVGAGWVLSNEDFMKNNGFLDYLKLRASWGKLGNDNVAASSGSNTIDVISTDIGDVQTPGITSTSTFTDNTWEVIEEKNFGANLELVNRQLSIEADYYIRDTKNAIMPVFVPIINATIEKNSGEIRNQGLEVAINWNKRVSQNFSYSIGTNFTTLKNKTLSVTDPKGYIDAGSAEFRQRTIPGEPIKAFYGYQTTGVYQNAAQIAADPVAAKYNLANPTTPLIPGDLIYKDVNGDDVIDDADRAVIGSYLPKFMYGGNIGFIYKDFDFSLSFYGQAGNKILNRKRGEIIFTNDTNMDADLAINRWHGEGTSNSYPSSAGLRKGWNQKLSNFWIEDGDFFRIQNIQLGYTIKGEKLLGKNMPETRLTLTADRPFTFFNYNGFNPEVSDGIDRQTYPVPGVYTFGVNIKI, encoded by the coding sequence ATGAAAGCAAAAATTATTTTACTATTATTTTTTCTATTTTCAGCTAGTGGCTTCACTCAAAATTTAACGGTTTCGGGTGTCGTTACAAGTTCTGAAGATAATATGCCAGTGCCTGGTGTTAATGTCATTGTTAAAGGAACCATTAGAGGGGTTAGTACCGATTTTGATGGAACTTATTTAATACAGGTTAAAACCGGCGAAATTCTAGAGTTTAGTTCTGTTGGATTTAAAACCGTTAACATAACTGTTGATACTCAAAAAACTATTAATATCTCTATGAATACAGATATTGAATCGTTAGAGGAAGTGGTACTTGTTGGATACGGTACTCAAAGAAAAACAGATTTAACAGGATCCATTGTTACTATCAAATCTCAAGACATCGAGAAAACGCCTAGTGCCAATGTCATGCAATCTTTGCAAGGCAAAGTGTCTGGTTTACAGGTTATAAGTAATGGTTCGCCTGGAGATTCTCCTACAGTAAGGCTTAGAGGCATTGGTTCTTATAATAATGACAATGCTAAGCCATTATTTGTAGTGGATGGGATGTTTTATACTAATATAGACTTTTTAAATTCAAAAGATGTAGAATCTATAACGGTTTTAAAAGATGCATCTTCTTCTGCGATTTATGGTGTAAGAGCTGCCAATGGGGTTATCATTATTAAAACAAAAACTGGTAGTTTGGAAAGAAAACCTCAGTTTGAGTATGATGGTTATACAGGTGTACAATATGCGCAAAATGTTTTAAAGCTAGCTAATGCAGAACAGTTTTCCACTATGGCTTATGAATCTGGTTCACAACCAGACATAAATTTTGTATTAAATGCTATGCAGCGTTACGGGCGTAGCAAAGTAAACCCTAATGTACCTAATGTTAATACCGATTGGTTTAAAGAAATTTTAAGACCTGGTATTATTCAAAGTCATAGTATAGGTGCTACAGGTGGAGCAGAAAATGTTTCCTACTCAGTAGGAGCAAATTACTTTTCACAAGAAGGTATTTTAGATATGAAAAATGAATATGAACGTTTTAACATTCGATCTAAAATAGATGTAAAACTATCCGATAGATTTAAAATAGGCATTAACAATGTATTTAGTAATGCTACAAAATATAATGCCGAAAATGGAGCTTGGTTTCAGGCTTATTTCGCAGTGCCAATCAATCCCGTTTTTGATGACTTAAATACAGAGGCTACACCTATTAGATATTCAAACGCGCAATTGTTAGGGTACAGAGGTACTCAAAATCCTTTTCCTACAATGGATTATAATAATAATCAGTTAAAAATTAGAAAGTTATTATCTAGTATTTTTATTGAAGTAGATTTAATACCCGAAAAATTAAATTTTAAGTCTACATATAATCACGATTTTTCGGCATTAGATGAGCGTTATGTTGATTTACCATACAATTTAGGGAACAATGTGGAGCGAATTTCTAGTATTACTAAAACTCAAAATACTTATTCTAACCAAATATGGGATAATGTTTTAACTTATAATAATACAATTGAAGATCATAATCTTACTCTTATGGCAGGAACATCTTATAGAGATGAAGCGAGTCATACATTATCAGTGAGGGGTGACAATATAGCGGGTATTGATTATGATACGTCGTGGTATTTGAATTTTGCAGAGGAAAGCTCGATTATTCTTGCTGATAAGGACAATAATGGAGGTGATAGAGGTGGAAGAAAATACGGTGTTTCATATTTTAGTAGAGCAGCATATAATTATAAAGATAAGTATTTATTGTATGGTACTATAAGAGCCGATGGGTCTTCTAAATTCACCAAAGATCCTTGGGGCTATTTCCCTTCTGTAGGAGCTGGTTGGGTGCTATCTAATGAAGATTTTATGAAAAACAATGGCTTTTTAGACTATTTAAAATTAAGAGCCAGTTGGGGTAAATTAGGTAATGATAATGTTGCGGCAAGTTCAGGATCTAATACCATTGATGTAATATCTACAGATATTGGAGATGTGCAAACACCAGGCATCACTTCTACCAGTACATTTACAGATAATACGTGGGAAGTTATTGAAGAAAAAAACTTTGGAGCAAATCTAGAACTGGTAAATAGACAATTGTCAATAGAAGCAGATTATTACATTCGTGATACAAAAAATGCCATCATGCCTGTTTTTGTACCTATTATTAATGCTACCATAGAGAAAAATTCAGGTGAAATCAGGAACCAAGGTCTTGAAGTTGCCATTAATTGGAATAAAAGAGTTTCTCAGAACTTTAGCTATTCTATAGGAACTAACTTTACTACGTTAAAAAACAAAACGTTGAGTGTAACAGATCCTAAAGGATATATTGATGCAGGAAGTGCCGAATTCCGTCAACGTACAATACCTGGTGAACCAATAAAAGCATTTTATGGGTATCAAACAACAGGGGTTTACCAAAATGCAGCACAAATAGCGGCAGACCCAGTGGCAGCAAAATATAATCTTGCAAATCCAACAACGCCTCTTATTCCTGGTGATTTAATCTATAAAGATGTTAATGGTGATGACGTTATTGATGACGCAGACCGTGCGGTTATAGGTTCTTATTTACCAAAATTTATGTATGGTGGTAATATAGGGTTTATTTATAAAGACTTTGATTTTTCTCTTAGTTTTTATGGACAGGCAGGCAATAAAATTTTAAATAGAAAACGAGGCGAAATTATTTTTACTAATGACACCAATATGGATGCCGATTTAGCAATTAACAGATGGCATGGTGAAGGTACTAGTAATTCCTATCCTTCTTCTGCAGGTTTACGCAAAGGGTGGAATCAAAAGTTGAGTAATTTTTGGATAGAAGATGGTGATTTCTTCCGAATTCAAAACATTCAATTGGGATACACCATTAAAGGGGAAAAACTTTTAGGTAAAAACATGCCAGAAACAAGACTTACTCTAACAGCGGACAGACCTTTTACATTCTTCAATTACAATGGTTTTAATCCAGAAGTTTCTGATGGAATTGATAGACAAACATATCCTGTTCCTGGGGTATATACCTTTGGTGTTAATATAAAAATTTAA
- a CDS encoding glucoamylase family protein, producing MIKSYHLIFSLFIFISCSSDDGPGYQEPYVPTPTEPTVNALSDIEMMDLTQRETFKYFWDFANTNSGAAKERYHPKNPSLNQNVVTTGGTGFGLMAIIVGIERGYVTRVEGVERLDKILTFLENANRFHGAWPHWMDGGTGSILPFSTKDNGGDLVETAFLVQGLICITEYLKNGTDTEKALANNADVLWKGVEWNWYTQNQNTLYWHWSPNYGFDINLKLSGYNETLITYVLAAASPNYSISKAIYENGWASNGNIMSSTSQYSFPLVLKHAGGSNFGGPLFFSHYSFLGLNPKNLTDQYGNYWNLAVNHTKINRQYCVSNPNNFVDYGANCWGLTASYSRNTDGSIGYSAHSPSNDLGVISPTAAISSIPYTPSESLSVMHFLYQKKDKLLGVAGFYDAFSPQNNYWVADAYLAIDQGPQIIMIENYRTGLLWNLFMQNPDVKNGLNKLGFNY from the coding sequence ATGATTAAATCTTATCATCTCATATTTTCTCTATTTATTTTCATTTCATGTAGTTCAGATGATGGACCAGGGTATCAAGAACCGTATGTTCCAACGCCAACCGAACCTACAGTAAATGCATTATCAGATATTGAAATGATGGACTTAACACAAAGAGAAACCTTTAAATACTTCTGGGATTTTGCCAATACAAATTCAGGCGCAGCTAAAGAAAGGTATCACCCTAAAAACCCCTCTTTAAATCAAAATGTAGTTACAACAGGAGGAACTGGGTTTGGTTTGATGGCTATTATAGTAGGTATTGAACGAGGCTATGTAACCCGAGTAGAAGGTGTGGAGCGTTTAGATAAGATTTTAACTTTTTTAGAAAATGCCAATCGCTTTCATGGTGCATGGCCACACTGGATGGATGGTGGGACAGGTAGCATATTACCTTTTAGTACTAAAGATAATGGTGGTGATTTAGTGGAAACCGCTTTTTTAGTACAAGGATTAATTTGTATTACCGAATATTTAAAAAATGGAACGGATACGGAAAAGGCTTTAGCTAATAATGCAGATGTTTTGTGGAAAGGTGTGGAATGGAATTGGTATACTCAAAATCAAAATACGCTATATTGGCATTGGAGTCCTAATTATGGTTTTGATATTAATTTAAAATTATCAGGGTATAATGAAACATTAATTACGTATGTTTTGGCAGCAGCTTCACCTAATTATAGCATTTCAAAAGCAATATATGAAAACGGTTGGGCATCTAATGGAAATATAATGTCATCAACTTCTCAATATAGCTTTCCATTAGTGTTAAAACATGCTGGTGGTTCTAATTTTGGAGGCCCTTTATTTTTTAGTCACTATTCCTTCTTAGGTCTAAATCCTAAGAATTTAACAGATCAATATGGTAATTACTGGAACCTTGCTGTTAATCATACCAAAATTAATCGTCAATACTGCGTTTCAAACCCTAATAATTTTGTTGATTATGGTGCAAATTGTTGGGGCTTAACAGCTAGCTACTCTAGAAATACAGATGGCTCTATAGGTTATTCTGCGCATAGTCCTTCCAACGATTTGGGAGTTATTTCACCAACTGCAGCCATAAGTTCAATTCCTTACACACCTTCAGAATCTTTAAGTGTGATGCATTTCCTCTATCAGAAAAAAGATAAATTATTGGGTGTTGCTGGTTTTTATGATGCTTTTAGTCCTCAAAATAATTATTGGGTAGCCGATGCATATTTAGCAATTGACCAAGGACCTCAAATTATTATGATTGAAAATTATAGAACAGGATTGCTTTGGAATTTATTTATGCAAAATCCTGATGTGAAAAATGGTTTAAATAAATTAGGATTTAATTATTAA